A section of the Elizabethkingia anophelis R26 genome encodes:
- a CDS encoding metal-dependent hydrolase, with protein MKFTFLGQNCFLFTYRGKNILSDPFYNYQKEQSGFDIKAHKIDYILLTHAHGDHIADVEEVLAHYPEATIIGVPEVCGYFKNAKNTCDINLGGSAKVEDLKISMVPAHHTSSFPDGTYGGVPVGYIFRLPEGRNMYLAGDTGVMADMELFPRLFGKIDLSILPVGSHYTMCPRKAAFAAGELLKSPKVIGCHFDTFPPITINHDSAMKHFEEKNVELVLPKLGEEFEF; from the coding sequence ATGAAATTCACTTTTTTAGGACAAAACTGCTTTTTGTTCACTTACAGAGGAAAAAACATCCTTTCGGATCCTTTCTACAATTACCAGAAAGAACAGTCCGGATTTGATATTAAAGCGCACAAAATTGACTATATTTTGTTGACGCATGCACATGGTGATCATATTGCGGATGTAGAAGAGGTATTAGCTCACTATCCTGAAGCAACTATTATCGGAGTGCCGGAAGTATGCGGTTATTTTAAAAATGCAAAAAATACATGTGATATTAACCTGGGAGGATCTGCAAAAGTTGAAGATCTCAAGATTTCTATGGTGCCAGCTCATCATACAAGTTCTTTCCCGGATGGTACTTATGGTGGTGTACCTGTAGGTTATATCTTCAGACTTCCTGAAGGAAGAAATATGTACTTAGCAGGTGATACAGGAGTAATGGCTGATATGGAGTTGTTCCCGAGACTTTTTGGTAAAATAGATTTATCTATTCTTCCGGTAGGAAGTCACTATACAATGTGTCCAAGAAAAGCTGCTTTTGCTGCAGGTGAATTATTGAAATCTCCGAAAGTAATAGGATGTCATTTCGATACTTTTCCTCCAATTACAATTAATCACGACAGTGCGATGAAGCATTTTGAAGAGAAAAATGTGGAGTTGGTTTTGCCGAAACTGG